In Actinomyces weissii, a genomic segment contains:
- a CDS encoding glycosyltransferase family 2 protein — translation MAPSGLTIAMLTYRRNGYLAEVLPLLVREAASVRSGGEGYAPVAARVLVVDNDPAAGARQTVVQAAAQAREADPPVEVVYAHEPEPGIVAGRNRALAESAGSQLLAFIDDDELPEEGWLAALLRMREATGADAVTGPTPPRFEQSPDQWVRASGVFDSWSHPDGQVVGSADTGNLLLDLGTVRRLGLSFDPRYGLTGGEDSLFTRQLTQGGGSLRFAAEAVVTKRVPPARANRRWALQRAFRSGSSWARVRVDTHPGSPLPLRLKFALKGLVKAGLGGALAATSLLRRDLPARARHEVDGAGGLGMVVGAFGADVREYSRKKPGSGS, via the coding sequence ATGGCCCCATCTGGGCTGACCATCGCGATGCTCACCTACCGCCGCAACGGCTACCTCGCGGAGGTGCTGCCGCTGCTGGTGCGTGAGGCCGCTTCCGTCAGGAGCGGCGGTGAGGGCTACGCGCCCGTGGCCGCCCGGGTCCTGGTGGTGGACAACGATCCGGCTGCCGGGGCCCGCCAGACGGTGGTGCAGGCGGCCGCCCAGGCCCGGGAGGCTGACCCGCCGGTGGAGGTGGTCTACGCCCACGAGCCGGAGCCGGGGATCGTGGCGGGCCGTAACCGGGCCCTGGCGGAGTCCGCAGGCTCCCAGCTGCTGGCCTTCATTGACGACGACGAGCTGCCTGAGGAGGGGTGGCTGGCCGCCCTGCTGCGGATGCGGGAGGCCACCGGCGCCGACGCCGTCACCGGCCCGACCCCGCCTCGCTTTGAGCAGTCCCCCGACCAGTGGGTGCGGGCCAGCGGGGTGTTCGACTCCTGGAGCCACCCGGACGGGCAGGTCGTGGGCTCAGCGGACACCGGCAACCTGCTCCTGGACCTGGGCACTGTGCGGCGTCTGGGGCTGTCCTTTGACCCGCGCTACGGGCTGACCGGAGGGGAGGACTCCCTGTTCACCAGGCAGCTGACCCAGGGGGGCGGCAGCCTGCGCTTCGCCGCCGAGGCGGTGGTCACCAAGCGGGTGCCGCCTGCGCGGGCCAACCGCCGCTGGGCCCTGCAGCGGGCCTTCCGCTCCGGCTCCTCCTGGGCCCGGGTACGGGTGGACACCCACCCGGGCAGCCCCCTGCCCCTGCGGCTCAAGTTCGCCCTGAAGGGCCTGGTCAAGGCCGGGCTCGGGGGTGCCCTGGCGGCCACCAGCCTCCTGCGCCGGGACCTGCCCGCGCGGGCCCGCCACGAGGTGGACGGCGCCGGCGGCCTGGGGATGGTCGTGGGAGCCTTCGGCGCGGACGTGCGTGAGTACTCCCGGAAGAAGCCCGGCTCCGGGTCCTAG